The DNA region AGTGTATGTCATCCCACCAGGGTACAAATCGAGTTTTACAAAGTCTGTTTGCTTCAGGTCACCATCtaactttataattttcttGTCGTCGTAACTAGAGACTAAAATGTCGCCGTTTGGTTTGGTAATGATATCATCGATCTGAATGTCTAGTTTAACCGTTCTGAGTTTCTCTCCTTCTCTTGAGTAAAGATGCATTTCCTGAGTACCCCATCCGTTGCATATCCAGGCTTCTCTCTCTGAAAGTGGTGCTATAGCGTGTATTGTGTCGATGTGATTTGCAACCTTGAAGCTGTACATGAGTTGCACGTCAAAGTTCAATGCTATCCTCAGCCCCCATGGAATTGGCAACATGGGCAGCTTTATATCTGTTGTGTCGCATGATCCAAACATCTCTTCTAGATTAGAACCGTGTGATTCTCCAACGTGGAAGTTACTGCTGACAGCGGGTGTCAGCCCTACCTGTGGAATCTCCTTATCAGCGTGTTTGAACCTGTTCTGTAGCTTCTGACACATCAGTACCACCTCGCTGTCACTCCCGAGGTTTATTGCTTCTTCTGCTGACTTTGTAATGGTGGATACAGAACGAAGTGTATTTTCGATGGTTTTAGTGTGGGTGTCTATTCTGTTGAATTCGTTCTTTGCCTTTCCTTCCACTCCTTCTACCAAAGCATTGCAGATTTTTTGAAGTTCTTCTTGTATGTACTTATAGCGAGTTTTGATTTCTTGAACGGTTTGTTCGGCATAGTCGCCCAAAAGCTTTTTGGTTGAGTTGAGTTCATGGAGGTAGTCTTGCAAGCAAGGGAGGTATTCGTGCATACTCTGAATCATTGGCTTTACTTTATTTCTCTTCTCTTTTGCCCCCTCTACAATGTTCTTGTAACGATGTCCCTTGTGTTCTGAAACTTTTGTGACGCAGTCTTTGCAAATCGGAGTTTCGCACAAAATACAGTAGTATATCGTTTCTTCGTTGTGTTTTTCACAGAAATGCCTATGTGTAAGTTTTGTAACGCTTTTCGAATCTGGTGCCGAAAGCTCTACCACGTGATGATCACGTGTCTCATTAGCTTTGGAATGGCGGGAAATGCAAGGCTTACACATATTACTATTACATTCCAGACATCTTGAGTGAGCCTGCTTTTCGCTTTCTTTACAGGAGTCGCACTTACTGTTTGTTGAGAACACTGCACTAGCTTGAATGGCCCTGACGTAGAAATTCTGGTGAAGTCCCTTGACCCCTGCCTTGGGGATATGGATGTCCATATGACACATCGGGCATGGGAAGGATACTTTAGAGTGGGTGCTGTGTACGTGTCTCTCCAAACACTCGCAGCAGTAAGTGTGGAAACAGTCCAGAATACGTGGATCATTGTATCGTTTGTGGCACAGTCCACACATCAAGGGGTCAGAGTTGGAGTCTGGAGGGTCCGCCATGACGGTACGTCCGTCCGTCCGATTCCTGTTTTAATCCTCTACACGAGCGGCGTTCTACACAGTCTTGAGTAACGCAAACACTGCAGGAATGTATCGATTAAATTAATCACAGCTCAAAtgattttgcattttaaacacTGGACGTGATAAAAACCAAAGGGCCCGTTTAGGGTGTAGAAAACTCAGCACTTTAAACTCGGTGTAACGAATACCTAttctaaaaatgatttttaaatcagTGTGTACTTATTTCCATGGCTGTATCTGTTTAAATGATCAAAAAGCATAAAAAACAATCCAAGGGATAGAATATTCTGAAACATTAAAGGACATCGCCCCGCCGTTTGTCGTCTGTACATGTATAGCTTTAAAGACCCTAATCGGTACGAGTCAAAACGCGATGAAAGAATCCCGCAGATCTCTAGTCTGCATTTCAagtcattgatttttttttttaaattcaatatacatTGGGCTTCCCTAAGTAAATAAGCTGAAGTCAGGTGTTTTATCTTGCTGAAGATCTATCAAAAAGCTATTGCGCAGTTTATAATACGAGACagcaattgaaaatttaaattttttagaagtttaaaaattgtcaaaattttcttttaattattatttttctttttttatgtttacataaGCTTGTGATCACTGGTGCATAAATTCTGAAACAAGGTAAAATGGTGGATTTAGTTAATTCACTTAATTTATTGATTCGGATTAAAAAATGGAAAGGTTTCATTTAATTCATTGGCCTTTATCAGGGGTCAATTTGCGGACGCAGGGCCAAAGCTGTTCTTATTTTGCAAGTTGATACAATGAACTAAAACTGTTGGATTGGAATTGTTCCAATACACAGCCATCTATTACATGAACAGTGAATACTAATTCtcaaagaaatatatgtaaaacttgaaaaaagATTATGCTAAGAAACTTCTAAAATAACTTTACTCAGTAACTGGGTAAATAATCCATTAGATCTGGCATGTATttcaacaaataatttaaatattcagCTGTAGATTTCAAACTTTGTTTTTACTTCACGGCAAATATAAAACAACAGGCACGTACATAGCAagggaggggggtgggggtgggggtgcgCTGGCATCCTCACTTTAATCCATATAAGACATATTTGAAAGAAACTGATTAACTTTTACCCCTCTCCCCGTTTACTAGGACAGTGTTAAAAAAATAGAGGGTATAACattgatcaaaattttaaagatgtgACCACACCCCCACGGATGAGGATTTTGATGTTAGGgtatgtaccccccccccccatatagGAACTCTTCAATCTGGAGGTTATTTTGGTGTAACTTCCGCTTCGAGATATTCGACAACAAAATTTGAGTTATCAACCACTTTCCTTTAGATTGTTTTGTGGAATATTCTGTGAATACAGCTTAACATATACAGGGTATGCTGAACGCAAGGATGTCTTTCTCCTGGAGCATATAATAGAAGAagatatagatatatgaatCCGGTAAACTATATCTTTTAGATTAAACTCTAAATTTGAATAAAGCATCGTCTTATggataatgaataaaattatattacattataatttttttttaatttttaattgaatgAACAGAATGAATGTTATCATTATTCTGTGCAAAATAATGGAGTGAAAGAAAAAATTCTCCAAATCACGGATATAAAATTCAGCACTGCCAATATGAGGTTTTCATACAGGAAACGTGAGTCACATGATGAAGGATTGTGTATTGATAAGCTCCTCTTTATTAAAGTGATAGGATGATGttcaatttgtttacaaatgtacaaTGAAAACCCACAAATCTCCTGAACCTTACATTGTCTtactggaaaaaaattaatatgttttacggtgtgaccgttggggcgagcgcagaaggaaccacacatctgtcatcattgttaaatgcaacccgtggacctgccctaaccaaaaaacgttggctttgtctcgaaaaattttaccaccgcaaggaacccgaaattatcaaacttttattccaatggcccCTTCCTAGTCTTATACACTttaaacaaactaccactgagcattaataagtAA from Crassostrea angulata isolate pt1a10 chromosome 7, ASM2561291v2, whole genome shotgun sequence includes:
- the LOC128192642 gene encoding tripartite motif-containing protein 2-like; this translates as MADPPDSNSDPLMCGLCHKRYNDPRILDCFHTYCCECLERHVHSTHSKVSFPCPMCHMDIHIPKAGVKGLHQNFYVRAIQASAVFSTNSKCDSCKESEKQAHSRCLECNSNMCKPCISRHSKANETRDHHVVELSAPDSKSVTKLTHRHFCEKHNEETIYYCILCETPICKDCVTKVSEHKGHRYKNIVEGAKEKRNKVKPMIQSMHEYLPCLQDYLHELNSTKKLLGDYAEQTVQEIKTRYKYIQEELQKICNALVEGVEGKAKNEFNRIDTHTKTIENTLRSVSTITKSAEEAINLGSDSEVVLMCQKLQNRFKHADKEIPQVGLTPAVSSNFHVGESHGSNLEEMFGSCDTTDIKLPMLPIPWGLRIALNFDVQLMYSFKVANHIDTIHAIAPLSEREAWICNGWGTQEMHLYSREGEKLRTVKLDIQIDDIITKPNGDILVSSYDDKKIIKLDGDLKQTDFVKLDLYPGGMTYTKRNELLVCAVDSYVTTRNSNSRRMIIRINEAGKIIDMLEDDGFSAIFTAPYRLHENMLGDIVVSDREEAEVHTTTITLDGFVKNKYVGQRDYRMKKPFNPFGIVSDKHGHVLVADWSNHAIHLLDLSGQFIGFLITENYGIRGPNALALDKEGHLWVGDTKSTVWVFKYARRVEHNN